The sequence below is a genomic window from Thiomonas sp. FB-Cd.
CGAGGTTTCGATGACCGCGGCATGCTCCAGCGCAAATCCGGGGAAGCCGTCCGGGAACACGCGCGCCAGGGTCGGCTCGGTTAGGAAGTCCCAGTACTCAAGGCGCATGACGCGCAACGGGCAGGTCGGACCGAGCTCGCGTAGCGCGAGGTCGATGCCCTCGGTGACAAACCACTGGTTCTCGTAATGCCCGACCACCACCACAAGCTTGCGCACGCCGTGGCGGGCCAGTTCGCGGATGACGTCGCGGGTGATCTGGATCAGGCTGGAGGCATCCAGGCTGGTGGTGCCACAGAAGTGCTGGCCGCCGCCGCATTTGGGTTGGGACTTGTAGCCATAGCTCAGCGCGGGCGCGACGATGCCGTCGATGCGTGCCGCGACGCTGGCGGAGACCGCGGTTGCCAGCAGCGCGTCGGTGCCCAGCGGCAGATGCGGGCCGTGTTGCTCGAGCG
It includes:
- a CDS encoding creatininase is translated as MNPVMMDRMSWVAYRDRIAEDSPVVFLPCGALEQHGPHLPLGTDALLATAVSASVAARIDGIVAPALSYGYKSQPKCGGGQHFCGTTSLDASSLIQITRDVIRELARHGVRKLVVVVGHYENQWFVTEGIDLALRELGPTCPLRVMRLEYWDFLTEPTLARVFPDGFPGFALEHAAVIETSLMLHYHPDLVRMDLLPADEPVQFPPYDTYPPRPQWVPSSGVLSSARGADASKGAAMAQELTARLVAAIRGEFEA